ACGTCGACGTCGTGCTCGACGTCGGAGCGGTGCGAGCGTCGGACGGCGTCCGGCGCGTCTCGATCGCGCCACCACCGCGAGCGGCGTCGCCGTCGGTCGATCCGGCGTCGGCGGAGTTCCACTTGATGAACGAACAACACTGTTCCACCGCGACAAACGGCCGAACGCAGTCGTATCACATCTTCCAAGCGCAGTACGTTCCCGCCGCCTCGGCGGCCGACGCGGTTCGGGCCATGCTGCAGATCGATCGGCGACGAGGGGGCGCCGACAGATGAGCACGCAAAACGCGACGGTTCTCGACAGTCTCACCGACTTTGCCGACCAGTACGGCCTGGCGTTCGTGATGGTCGCCAGCTACTTCGGCTCGGGGTCGGTGTACATCGCGAGCCAGGCGGGCGTGATGCACGGGTACACCCTGCTGTGGGCCGTCGTCGGCGCCGCGCTGCTGGGCTTTATGGCCCAGGACATGAGCGCCCGGCTGGGCATCCACGGCGAGTCGCTGATGGTGTTCGTCCGCGAGAAGCTCGGGCGTCCCCTGGCCGTGACGATCGCGCTGTTCCTCTCGATCGGCTGCGTCGCCTGGACCGTCGGGCTGGTCGCGGCCGTCGGCGCCGGCGTCTCGTTCCTGCTGGGCGGCGCCGTCGCCTGGCAGCCGATCGCCGTCGCGACGACGATCGCCGCGATCGCGGTCGGACTGTTGGCCTACGACACCGTCGAGAACATCATGATCGGGATGATGCTCTCGCTGCTGGTCGTGTACGTCATCGTCGCGCTCCCGAGCAGCCCCGCCGCCGGGGAGCTCGCGATGGGGTTCGTCCCGACGATGGATTCGTTCGGCGCGCTGGCGGTGGCCGCCGGACTGCTCGGGACGACGGCGCTGTGGCCCAACTTCTTCCTCGAGTCGATCCTCGTCGGCCAGAAGGGGTGGACCGAACGGAGCGACCTGCCGGCCGCACGCCGCGACCTCTCGGTCGCGTACGCCGTCGGCGGGATCACGACCGTCGCGATCCTGATCGCCTCGGCGGCGCTGCTGCGCCCGATGGGCTACACGTCCCTGGAGACGTTCCTCACGCCCGGCAGGGCCCTCGTCGAGGTGCTCGGCACCTGGGCGATGGTGCTGTTCGTCGGCGGCGTGATCGCCGCCGCGTTCAACAGCATCGTCCCGATCATGTGGACGCCGGCGTACATCATCCCGCAGGCCGCCGGCGTCGACGTCGAGAAGGGCGATCGGCTCTTCTCGCTCGTCTTCGCGGGCCTGACCGGGATCGGCGTCCTCTCGCCGGTCGTCAGCGCCGCGCTCGACCTGACGGTCGTCGACATGGTGATCCTGTTCCCGACGTACAACGGGATCTTCGCGCTGCCGGTCGCCGCTGTCCTGCTGTTCTGGGCGGTCAACGACCGCGAGACGATGGGCGAACACCGCAACGGCCGCCGGCTGAACCTGGTCAACGCCGCGCTGGTGGTGCTCGCGATCGTGCTCGCGGTGCTCTCGGTGCGCGACTTCGTCGGCCTCATCACCGGCGGAGGGTTCTAGAGTCGCGTGGCGATTTCGCTTCTCCTGATCGCGGTTCTGGCCGCGATCGCGCTCGTCGCCGGCGTCGGCATCACGACGATCGGCCCCGGCGGCATCTTCGTGACCGTCGCGCTGTACGCCCTCACGCCGCTGTCCTCGACCGAGGTCGCCGGGACGGCCCACGCCACGTTCATCGTGACGGGCCTCGTCGGAACGGTCGCGTACGCGCGTTCCGGCGAACTGCTCGACGGTGACGGACGCGGGATGGCCGCGATCCTCAGCGCGGCGAGCGTGGTCGGCGCGCTGGCCGGCGCGGCGCTCAACAGCTACGTCTCGCGGCGCCTGTTCGGCGTCCTGCTCGGCGCCGTCGCGGGGCTGACGGGGGCCACTCTGCTGTACCGGGAGTGGCGCGAACTCGAACCGATCGTCTCGGTCGACGCGTCGAATCGCGACGGGCAAGCCGCGCTCGGCACGCTCGGGTTCGGCCTCGGCGTCGCCAGCGGGCTGGTCGGCGTCGGCGGGCCGGTGCTGGCGGTCCCCGCGCTGGTCGTGCTCGGCGTGCCGATCCTGCTGGCGCTCGGCGTCGCGCAGGTGCAGTCGATCTTCATCTCCGGGTTCGCGACCGCGGGCTACTTCGCGCAGGGGGCCGTGTCGGTGCCGTACGCCGTGCTCGTCGGCGTCCCGCAGGTCGCCGGCGTCGTCGTGGGATGGGCGATCGCCCACCGCGTCGACCCCGCCCGGCTGAAGGTCGTGCTGGGCGCTATCCTCGTCGGCGTCGGCGGCTATCTGATCGCGTAACGTTCCTCAGAAGCGAGTCGGGTGCGCCGAACTACGACTCGTCGTCGCGGTGCTCTTCGCCGTCATCGTCGGTCGTCTCGTCGCCGGTCGTCTCGTCGCCCTCGTCGGGATCCCCGTCGCCGGTTTCCTCGGCGATCTCCTCCTCGGGCGTGTCGGCCTTCTCGCCCGGCGTCGTGCGCTCGTCTTTGTCCTCGAGGCTCGGCGCTTCCTCCGCGACCTCGGGATCGTCCTCGGGCGTCGCCTCGGGTTCGGTCGAGTCGGTCTGCTCGGGGACGGAGTCGGTCGACGCGGGGCCGGTGGCCTCCGACGGTTCGTTGGCGACCTTCGCCTCCGAGATGTCGTCGTCCTCGCGGGCCTCGTCGGGCGTCGAGCTGCTCAGTTCGTCGGTCGAGGTGCCCGTCGCCTCGCCCTCGTTCATCCCGCCGTCCTCCTGGTCGTCCATCTCGTCGTCCTCGGTCTCGAACGTGATCGTTTCCCCTTCGTCGAGTCCCGTCGCCGTCGACCCGTCGCCGCCCGAGCGTCGGCGCTGCGCGGCCCCGAGCGCGATCCCGGCCGCGCCGAGCGCGCCGTGGAACGCCGCGCGCCGCGAGTTCGTCCCCAGCGCCCGGAGCGCTCGCAGCAGCGACAGGCCGCCGACGGCGAAGGCCGCGGTGCCGCTGGCCACGTGCTTTCGAACGAACGATGCTTCCCCCTCGTTCGCTGTCGTCGCGTCCGCCGGCTCCTCGCCGGTCTGGATGTCGTGACTCGTCATGGATAGGTAACCGCTGGTTCCGGGAAAAGCTACGACGTCGCGGCGGATAAAAACCGGGCTGCGGTGGACTCTCACGGCGACCCTCACAACAGCTCAGAGCCGGTAGAGACGGACCGAGAAGAACTCGCGGACGGCGTCGGCGAGCGCGTCCTCGGGATCGCCCGTCGCGCCGACGGCGTCGGTCGCGGCGGCGTCGACGTCGAGCCGGTCGATCGCCGCGGCGTCGCCCAGCAGGTACAGCCGGTCGGCCTCGCGTTCGGCGATCCGCTCGCGGCACTTCCCGAGGTGCTCGTCGATCTGCTCGTCGCGCAGGCGCTCGAACCGGCCCTGCGAGAACCCGCCCTTCGAGTGGTCGCCCTTGACGCCGCTGCGAAAGCCCGCGACCGAGCGACGCCCGCGCCCCTCGTACTCGCCGAGGGCGAACAGGTCCGCGCGCACCAGCGCGACGGCGTACCGCCCGGTCGGCCGGAACCACTCTCGGTCGAGTTCGACGCCGTCGCTCCACGTCGCGAAGGGCTCGGGCGCGACCGGCACGTCCAGCGCGGCCGAGACGACGCCGGCGTCGTCGGTGATCGCGAGACACGGCGCCGCGCGGGCGACCAGCGGCGCCCGCTCGCCGAACGCCTCGCGGACGGCCTCTGCGGAGGCGTCCTCGACCATCGCGGTCATGATCTCCTCGGGCCCGGTCTCGACGCTTTCGAGCCGATCGAGCACGGCGTCGACGCGCGATCCACGTAGCTCCTCGACGCCGCGGAACTCGATCCCGTCGTCGGCGTCGTCCTGGCGGTCCAGCGCGTCCTCGAGCTGTTCGATCTTGTCTTCGAGCCGGTTGACCCGCTCCTGGGCGTCCTGCCGGTCGCTGACCGCGTCGGCGCGGCGCTCCCGCTCGGCCTCCAGTTGTGCGCGGAGGCTGTCGCGCTCGTCTTCCAGCTCGGCGACGCGCTCCTTGAGCGACGCGCGACCGAGCAACCTGTCGAGCATGGTTCGACGACGTTCCGGGCCGCACTTTTAGGTTCCGGGCGAGCCGCCCGTCTCGGCGACGAGTTCGCAGTAGTTCGCGGCGGCCCGCGCCGCGGTCGCGCCCCGGCCCACCAGCTCGACGTCGGGCTGGGTCGCGCGCCAGGCGCCGTCCTCGACGCGCTCCAGACGAATCGTCGTCGCGCGATTCATACCGACTCCTCCCGGTGCTCGTAGGGACCGGCGGGCGTGACCAGCCGGATCTCGTCGCGGCGTTTCGTCTCGCCGGTGCGCTTGTTCCGCAGCTCGCGGAACTCGGGATCCATCTCGGCGTCCTGGGCCCACCGGCGCGCGCACTTGGCGCACCAGAAGTGGTTGTTCGTCGGTTCCCACGAACGGTGGCCCCGGGGACACACCCACCGCCAGCGATCCGTCTCGTCGTCGGTGTGGATGGTCGTCTTGCGTCCGGTCATCGCGTGGACCTGACGGCCACACGACAAAAGGCGATAGCCTGGCGCGCGCGGCGAAAGTGAAACTAATCAGGGCGGCGCTTCATCCGCCGCGACTCGGCGTCCGACGGCGTCTAGCAGTATCTGACACGTTCGAGGTAGCGGTGAAAGTAAACCCGCCGCCGCGCCGAGACGTCGGACGGGTCGATCGCGTCGAGCGGCGGCTCTCGGGCTGTCGCTGGGGCAGCACGAGGTTCTCGGAGCTGGATGCCCGCGCGGTGCCGAACGAAGCGGACTGGTCGGTGCGGGACGTCACTGTCGGCTTCCCTGCGCCCCTAGTCTTCTTAGATACGTAACAGATCTTGTCGACGCGGGCCTCGGCCGCCATCACTCGTCGGTTCTAAAACGATCCTCGCTCGCGAGCAACTACGCTTAGTAACAGGTTGCCTCAGCTTTAGTTACTGATTAATTTGTTCTCTTGCGGGACTGTCAAAGTTAGGGATGGATTTATTACGGAGAGATTGCATAGGACTGGTAACGCCGGACCCACGACAGAAGGGCGAGAGGTTGGGGCTATGCACATCGCTCCCCCATTGCCTCGTGTCAGGCGACGGACGCCTGCATTAAA
This is a stretch of genomic DNA from Natronoarchaeum mannanilyticum. It encodes these proteins:
- a CDS encoding NRAMP family divalent metal transporter; this translates as MSTQNATVLDSLTDFADQYGLAFVMVASYFGSGSVYIASQAGVMHGYTLLWAVVGAALLGFMAQDMSARLGIHGESLMVFVREKLGRPLAVTIALFLSIGCVAWTVGLVAAVGAGVSFLLGGAVAWQPIAVATTIAAIAVGLLAYDTVENIMIGMMLSLLVVYVIVALPSSPAAGELAMGFVPTMDSFGALAVAAGLLGTTALWPNFFLESILVGQKGWTERSDLPAARRDLSVAYAVGGITTVAILIASAALLRPMGYTSLETFLTPGRALVEVLGTWAMVLFVGGVIAAAFNSIVPIMWTPAYIIPQAAGVDVEKGDRLFSLVFAGLTGIGVLSPVVSAALDLTVVDMVILFPTYNGIFALPVAAVLLFWAVNDRETMGEHRNGRRLNLVNAALVVLAIVLAVLSVRDFVGLITGGGF
- a CDS encoding sulfite exporter TauE/SafE family protein, giving the protein MAISLLLIAVLAAIALVAGVGITTIGPGGIFVTVALYALTPLSSTEVAGTAHATFIVTGLVGTVAYARSGELLDGDGRGMAAILSAASVVGALAGAALNSYVSRRLFGVLLGAVAGLTGATLLYREWRELEPIVSVDASNRDGQAALGTLGFGLGVASGLVGVGGPVLAVPALVVLGVPILLALGVAQVQSIFISGFATAGYFAQGAVSVPYAVLVGVPQVAGVVVGWAIAHRVDPARLKVVLGAILVGVGGYLIA
- a CDS encoding Vms1/Ankzf1 family peptidyl-tRNA hydrolase yields the protein MLDRLLGRASLKERVAELEDERDSLRAQLEAERERRADAVSDRQDAQERVNRLEDKIEQLEDALDRQDDADDGIEFRGVEELRGSRVDAVLDRLESVETGPEEIMTAMVEDASAEAVREAFGERAPLVARAAPCLAITDDAGVVSAALDVPVAPEPFATWSDGVELDREWFRPTGRYAVALVRADLFALGEYEGRGRRSVAGFRSGVKGDHSKGGFSQGRFERLRDEQIDEHLGKCRERIAEREADRLYLLGDAAAIDRLDVDAAATDAVGATGDPEDALADAVREFFSVRLYRL